DNA from Patescibacteria group bacterium:
AATTTTAAAATCATCTCTTGCTTGAATCATTTGAGAGAGAGCTACCTTGAATTGTTCCAAAGATGGTTTGAGTTGCTTTGAGTATTGATTACCAAGTCCACCATCCTCAAAACGATCAACAAAAACACTCTCCATGTTTAATTCTTTTGCTAAACCGATAATTTCATAAATCTGATTAAAATTCCATGCTGTAAGCACAGGAATACAACGAACATCAAATCCAGATTGAACATAATATTTGATAGTTTCTATTGCCTTCATGTAACCACCGCTAATAAGAGTGTGGCGCTCATGCGTTTTTTCATTTCCATGAATTGGTACACCAATACAAGCAAAGTTTTTTGACAAACCCTTTAACGTTATTAAGCCATTGGTAACTATAGTTATAGATGAACGTTCCGATAAAAAATCTACATATTCATTTAATTGTTGAACCCCTAAAATAGAAGGCTCTCCCCCAATTAAATATACATGTGGAATGTTTGACTGATAAATAGATTCTACTATTCTATCAATCTTATTCTTATCAAACGGTTGCATACTTCTTTCCGGATTATAACAAAACACACATCTTCCGTTACAGGCATATGTTGTTTCAATATGCACAAGATGCGGAATACTTGGTATATGCATTTTTTTCATAATATCACCTTCCTCGTGAATTTTTAGATTGCATAATTTCTAAAATAGCATCAATGGAATCATCCTTAGAAGAACGATTTCTCTTTTCTTTATGACATTTAATACACTTATGGGTAATAACATAATGCATTGATTTAACTTCAACATCAATTGGCTCCATTAAACCTCCGCATTTATTTTCTCTATCACCTGGATTATTATCCACGTGCTTGCTATAAAGACAACTTGGACAATGATTAGTATAGCCATTACCAGCTACACTTTTACCACAATATTCACAGGTAAAGTCTTCCCTATTACGAGTAAACCTCTTCATTTTTCCTCCATTTATTTTATTTTGTATTTCAAAGATCTAATAAAAACTTTTAAAGCCTTCATAAAACACTACAACAAAAAAAGACTTTGGGCAAGTTCTAATATTATTATGTAAAACGAGTGAATTACTCCACTCAAAACAAAAAGACGTCTTAAAATAAAACGTCTCTTATGCTCTAATATGTGATTTTCGACGCAACCCCGTCTTCGCCTACGGCTACGCCGAGGCAGGCCGGTTGCTCGAAAAAAGAAATGCTTGGCTTCCTACTCCGATTCAGTGCCCCACA
Protein-coding regions in this window:
- a CDS encoding RNHCP domain-containing protein produces the protein MKRFTRNREDFTCEYCGKSVAGNGYTNHCPSCLYSKHVDNNPGDRENKCGGLMEPIDVEVKSMHYVITHKCIKCHKEKRNRSSKDDSIDAILEIMQSKNSRGR